One window of Anaeromyxobacter diazotrophicus genomic DNA carries:
- a CDS encoding 4-alpha-glucanotransferase, with the protein MRQAGCLIPLFSIRSASGWGLGEIPDIVPFARWAARAGFSVVQLLPTHEASRGQSSPYAALSAFALDPVYAGVDALPDFAAAGGRDALTPAEQEELAALRAVPAVPWPRVRALKARALDLAFRSFLEVEWRRRTPRAAELEAFQREHAGWLEPYALFVALHDDRFGGRPWMAWDAPLRDRAEGALSAARAELSERVLYHGWLQWQLDLQWHAARREANAAGVELMGDLPFMVATDSADVWSRPFDFDLDARVGVPPDAFSDTGQDWGLPVYRWEAMAEHGHAWMTARARRSAELYGLYRVDHVVGLYRTYYRPNDGGPAAFTPAAEPEQTANGERMLAIFAEGARVIAEDLGTVPDFVRASLTRCGVPGYRILRWEREWKQPGQPFKDPAAWPALSVGTTGTHDTDALADWYDGMGEAERRALLALPALGPLRARGPHRFDTQVRDLLLDVVYGSGSDLLLLPFQDAFGARERVNVPGTVTDANWSYRMPLEVTALAADRAATERLRRLAARSRRLGG; encoded by the coding sequence ATGCGACAGGCCGGCTGCCTCATCCCGCTGTTCTCGATCCGCAGCGCATCCGGCTGGGGCCTGGGCGAGATCCCCGACATCGTGCCGTTCGCCCGCTGGGCCGCGCGCGCCGGCTTCTCGGTGGTGCAGCTGCTCCCGACGCACGAGGCCTCGCGCGGCCAGTCGAGCCCCTACGCGGCGCTCTCCGCCTTCGCGCTCGACCCGGTCTACGCGGGCGTGGACGCCCTCCCGGACTTCGCCGCCGCCGGCGGGCGCGACGCGCTCACGCCCGCCGAGCAGGAGGAGCTCGCCGCGCTGCGCGCCGTGCCGGCCGTGCCCTGGCCCCGGGTGCGGGCGCTCAAGGCCCGGGCGCTCGACCTCGCCTTCCGCAGCTTCCTCGAGGTCGAGTGGCGCCGGCGCACGCCGCGCGCGGCGGAGCTGGAGGCGTTCCAGCGCGAGCACGCCGGCTGGCTCGAGCCGTACGCGCTGTTCGTCGCGCTGCACGACGACCGCTTCGGCGGGCGGCCGTGGATGGCGTGGGACGCACCGCTGCGCGACCGCGCCGAGGGCGCGCTCTCGGCCGCGCGCGCCGAGCTCTCCGAGCGCGTCCTCTACCACGGGTGGCTGCAGTGGCAGCTCGACCTCCAGTGGCACGCCGCCCGGCGCGAGGCGAACGCCGCCGGGGTGGAGCTCATGGGCGACCTGCCCTTCATGGTCGCCACCGACTCCGCCGACGTCTGGTCGCGCCCGTTCGACTTCGACCTCGACGCGCGGGTGGGCGTGCCGCCGGACGCCTTCAGCGACACGGGCCAGGACTGGGGGCTGCCGGTCTACCGCTGGGAGGCCATGGCGGAGCACGGCCACGCCTGGATGACCGCGCGGGCGCGCCGCTCGGCCGAGCTGTACGGGCTCTACCGCGTCGACCACGTGGTCGGGCTCTACCGCACCTACTACCGGCCGAACGACGGCGGGCCCGCCGCCTTCACCCCCGCCGCCGAGCCGGAGCAGACCGCCAACGGCGAGCGCATGCTCGCCATCTTCGCCGAGGGCGCCCGCGTCATCGCCGAGGACCTCGGCACCGTGCCCGACTTCGTGCGCGCCTCGCTCACCCGCTGCGGGGTCCCGGGCTACCGGATCCTGCGCTGGGAGCGGGAGTGGAAGCAGCCCGGCCAGCCCTTCAAGGATCCCGCCGCCTGGCCCGCGCTGTCGGTGGGCACCACCGGCACCCACGACACCGACGCGCTCGCCGACTGGTACGACGGCATGGGCGAGGCGGAGCGGCGCGCGCTGCTCGCCCTGCCCGCGCTGGGCCCGCTCCGGGCGCGGGGCCCGCACCGCTTCGACACGCAGGTGCGCGACCTCCTGCTCGACGTCGTCTACGGCTCGGGCAGCGACCTCCTCCTCCTCCCGTTCCAGGACGCGTTCGGCGCGCGCGAGCGGGTCAACGTGCCGGGCACCGTCACCGACGCGAACTGGTCGTACCGCATGCCGCTCGAGGTCACCGCGCTCGCCGCCGACCGCGCCGCGACCGAGCGGCTGCGGCGGCTCGCGGCGCGGTCGAGGCGCCTCGGCGGGTGA
- the gluQRS gene encoding tRNA glutamyl-Q(34) synthetase GluQRS, translated as MRDPPAPPGARGRFAPSPTGPLHLGNARTALLAWLAARSRGAALVLRVEDLDGPRVRPGLEARLLEELRWLGLDWDEGPDRGGPRAPYRQSERLGRYRDALDQLRASGALYPCFCSRAEIAAASQAPHGPSDEGPRYPGTCRALSPAEVAARSARRAPAWRLRVAPGAIAFDDGVHGRRAFDVAAETGDFVVARADGVPAYQLAVVVDDAAMGIEEVVRGDDLLPSTARQLLVYRALGLAPPRFAHVPLVLGEDGARLAKRHGALSLGELRERGADPRAVVGLLASLSGLAPAGAQVSPAELVPGFALGRLGTAPVVLRASALDALAP; from the coding sequence ATGAGGGACCCGCCGGCTCCGCCTGGCGCTCGCGGCCGCTTCGCGCCCAGCCCGACCGGGCCGCTCCACCTCGGGAACGCCCGGACGGCGCTCCTCGCCTGGCTGGCGGCGCGCTCGCGCGGCGCGGCGCTGGTGCTGAGGGTGGAGGACCTGGACGGCCCGCGCGTGCGGCCGGGGCTCGAGGCGCGCCTCCTCGAGGAGCTGCGGTGGCTCGGGCTCGACTGGGACGAGGGGCCCGACCGCGGGGGCCCGCGCGCGCCCTACCGCCAGTCGGAGCGGCTCGGCCGCTACCGCGACGCGCTCGACCAGCTCCGCGCCTCCGGCGCGCTGTACCCCTGCTTCTGCTCGCGCGCGGAGATCGCCGCCGCGTCGCAGGCGCCGCACGGTCCCTCCGACGAGGGGCCGCGCTACCCCGGCACCTGCCGGGCGCTCTCCCCGGCGGAGGTCGCGGCGCGGAGCGCGCGGCGCGCCCCCGCCTGGCGCCTGCGCGTCGCGCCCGGGGCGATCGCGTTCGACGACGGCGTCCACGGCCGGCGCGCCTTCGACGTGGCGGCCGAGACGGGGGACTTCGTGGTGGCGCGCGCCGATGGGGTCCCCGCCTACCAGCTGGCGGTGGTGGTGGACGACGCGGCGATGGGCATCGAGGAGGTCGTCCGCGGCGACGATCTCCTGCCTTCGACCGCGCGCCAGCTCCTCGTCTACCGCGCCCTCGGCCTCGCGCCGCCCCGGTTCGCGCACGTGCCGCTCGTCCTGGGCGAGGACGGCGCGCGGCTCGCCAAGCGCCACGGGGCGCTCTCGCTGGGCGAGCTGCGCGAGCGCGGCGCCGACCCGCGCGCGGTGGTGGGGCTGCTCGCCTCGCTGTCGGGCCTCGCCCCGGCCGGCGCCCAGGTCTCGCCCGCGGAGCTCGTCCCGGGCTTCGCGCTCGGGCGCCTCGGGACGGCGCCGGTGGTGCTGCGAGCGTCGGCGCTCGACGCGCTGGCGCCCTGA
- a CDS encoding DUF222 domain-containing protein — protein sequence MPDAAPASLDTVALLHRLAELAGHERHTQVEFLLHLDVFDQRRAWAEAGYPSLWEWCVRALHLSEGAAGRRIGAMRVLRRFPGLAEPLRDGRLSLSTAAALAPVLTEGNWEELVGRAAYKTKAETERAGPRSSRSMSTATRCGSPSMPS from the coding sequence ATGCCCGACGCCGCGCCGGCTTCCCTCGACACCGTCGCCCTCCTCCACCGCCTGGCCGAGCTGGCCGGCCACGAGCGCCACACCCAGGTCGAGTTCCTGCTCCACCTCGACGTCTTCGACCAGCGCCGCGCTTGGGCCGAGGCCGGCTACCCCTCGCTGTGGGAGTGGTGCGTCCGCGCCCTCCACCTCAGCGAGGGGGCGGCGGGCCGGCGCATCGGCGCCATGCGCGTGCTGCGGCGGTTCCCAGGGCTCGCAGAGCCCCTGCGCGACGGGCGCCTCTCCCTGTCCACCGCCGCGGCGCTCGCGCCGGTGCTCACGGAGGGGAACTGGGAGGAGCTCGTCGGGCGAGCGGCGTACAAGACGAAGGCGGAGACGGAGCGCGCCGGGCCACGCTCGAGCCGGTCGATGTCGACAGCTACTCGCTGCGGGTCACCGTCGATGCCGAGCTGA
- a CDS encoding HNH endonuclease — protein sequence MKCALEKHGKRRGAVEPSRARKSPAPAEKAAAACGQREPIPAAVQREVWKRDGGRCAWCSADGRRCESTWMLELDHIQPVALGGRSTADNLRLVCRTHNSLHAQQVFGREHMDQFWNDADRSAPPTAAGGSTLGACGEGAQIAGQTPTPGRRGTGS from the coding sequence GTGAAGTGCGCGCTCGAGAAGCACGGCAAGCGCCGCGGAGCGGTGGAGCCCTCGCGGGCGCGGAAGAGCCCCGCGCCGGCGGAGAAGGCAGCTGCCGCCTGCGGCCAGCGCGAGCCCATCCCGGCCGCGGTGCAGCGCGAGGTCTGGAAGCGGGACGGTGGGCGCTGCGCCTGGTGCTCGGCGGACGGCCGCCGCTGCGAGAGTACCTGGATGCTGGAGCTCGACCACATCCAGCCTGTGGCGCTCGGCGGGCGCAGCACCGCCGACAACCTGAGACTGGTGTGCCGCACTCACAATTCGCTGCACGCCCAGCAGGTCTTCGGCAGGGAGCACATGGACCAGTTTTGGAATGATGCGGACCGGAGCGCTCCACCCACCGCCGCTGGCGGAAGCACTTTAGGGGCGTGCGGCGAGGGCGCGCAGATCGCTGGCCAGACGCCGACGCCGGGCCGGCGAGGTACCGGATCGTGA
- the miaE gene encoding tRNA isopentenyl-2-thiomethyl-A-37 hydroxylase MiaE: MSILRSPTDPRWPAVAAADLDRTLGDHAHCEKKAAASALKLVADHADRPGLVRPLARLAQEEQQHLMAVLVELSRRGAPLLPDEGDPYAQALLARVRGGGPRLLDRLLVCALIEARSCERLALLGEALPPGRLRDLYRRLAQSEAGHERLFVELAEAEAGATEARTRLAALAEEEAHLVAALPLLPRIH, from the coding sequence GTGTCGATCCTCCGCTCCCCCACCGACCCACGCTGGCCCGCCGTCGCCGCGGCCGACCTCGACCGCACCCTCGGCGACCACGCCCACTGCGAGAAGAAGGCGGCCGCCTCGGCGCTCAAGCTGGTGGCGGACCACGCCGATCGACCCGGGCTCGTGCGCCCGCTGGCGCGCCTCGCCCAGGAGGAGCAGCAGCACCTCATGGCGGTCCTGGTGGAGCTCTCCCGGCGCGGCGCGCCGCTCTTGCCCGACGAGGGCGACCCCTATGCGCAGGCGCTCCTGGCGCGGGTGCGCGGGGGCGGACCACGGCTCCTCGATCGGCTCCTGGTGTGCGCGCTCATCGAGGCGCGTTCCTGCGAGCGGCTGGCCCTCCTCGGCGAGGCGCTCCCCCCGGGGCGGCTCCGCGACCTGTACCGGCGGCTGGCGCAGTCCGAGGCGGGGCACGAGCGGCTCTTCGTGGAGCTCGCCGAGGCCGAGGCGGGTGCGACCGAAGCGCGCACCCGCCTGGCGGCGCTGGCGGAGGAGGAGGCGCACCTCGTCGCCGCCCTGCCGCTCCTCCCGCGGATCCACTGA
- a CDS encoding arginase family protein: MDPQAELELLLRPAAGGLYVVSTGKEEQLAVQRRIYGGASENDVAARWRAALSGVRGARALLLGIPSDVGAGFLRGANLGPQAIRSRLVEEDPGFFERARAAGLVDVGDVFTVPQLLHDEMLSEGQKAASRAALFPGVPPAERARLPVSPLSMAERALELLLDLARDARVLLLGGDHSCAWPAAKVLAGRRPGLGIVQVDAHTDLLEERLGVKYCFGTWSFHANALLGGSGRMVQVGVRASRRDRGHWEARCGVRQLWAEEVRRDPAAAVERVVALLRQAGVTDVYFSNDIDGTDAAAAGATGTPEPDGLTAEAVVMLVRRLGREFRLAGGDVMEVAPPLARGEGEPERTLALAVRYLRETAAAALGREI, translated from the coding sequence GTGGACCCGCAGGCCGAGCTCGAGCTCCTCCTCCGCCCCGCCGCGGGCGGCCTCTACGTCGTCTCGACGGGGAAGGAGGAGCAGCTCGCGGTGCAGCGCCGCATCTACGGCGGCGCGAGCGAGAACGACGTGGCGGCCCGCTGGCGGGCGGCGCTCTCCGGCGTGCGCGGCGCGCGCGCCCTCCTCCTCGGGATCCCCTCCGACGTCGGGGCGGGCTTCCTGCGCGGCGCGAACCTCGGGCCGCAGGCCATCCGCTCGCGCCTGGTCGAGGAGGACCCCGGCTTCTTCGAGCGCGCCCGCGCCGCGGGGCTCGTGGACGTGGGCGACGTCTTCACGGTCCCGCAGCTCCTCCACGACGAGATGCTGTCGGAGGGCCAGAAGGCGGCCAGCCGCGCCGCGCTCTTCCCGGGGGTGCCGCCGGCGGAGCGGGCCCGGCTCCCGGTCTCGCCGCTCTCGATGGCGGAGCGCGCGCTCGAGCTCCTGCTCGACCTCGCCCGCGACGCGCGGGTGCTCCTCCTCGGCGGCGACCACTCCTGCGCCTGGCCGGCGGCGAAGGTGCTGGCGGGGCGCCGGCCGGGGCTCGGGATCGTGCAGGTGGACGCGCACACCGACCTCCTGGAGGAGCGGCTGGGCGTGAAGTACTGCTTCGGCACCTGGTCCTTCCACGCCAACGCGCTGCTGGGCGGTTCGGGGCGGATGGTGCAGGTGGGCGTGCGCGCCTCGCGGCGCGACCGCGGCCACTGGGAGGCGCGCTGCGGGGTGCGCCAGCTCTGGGCGGAGGAGGTGCGCCGCGATCCGGCCGCCGCGGTGGAGCGGGTGGTGGCCCTGCTCCGCCAGGCGGGCGTGACCGACGTCTACTTCTCGAACGACATCGACGGCACCGACGCGGCTGCGGCGGGCGCCACCGGCACCCCGGAGCCGGACGGCCTCACGGCCGAGGCGGTGGTGATGCTGGTCCGGCGCCTCGGCCGCGAGTTCCGCCTGGCCGGCGGCGACGTGATGGAGGTCGCGCCGCCGCTCGCGCGCGGCGAGGGGGAGCCGGAGCGGACCCTGGCCCTCGCGGTGCGCTACCTGCGCGAGACCGCCGCCGCGGCGCTGGGGCGGGAGATCTAG
- a CDS encoding leucyl aminopeptidase — protein sequence MAAVEISEASPVELEADVLAVPVFEEDLARRPQGLLAELDSLLDGHLARAAEAERFRGKADQLLLLHTLGRLGAPRLALAGLGRRAEAERSGFEGLRLALGQVARAGQKAGASRLAVALPGPLAAPGAARAAVEGALLGAYRFDRYRKKDDAPRAALKKLTLALAAEAAAGEELAEAVRLGEQVAAAVGWARDLVNESPADCTPERLARAAREVAKAGRLRCEVRGPKEIAALRMGMFLGVTRGSAEEPRLVKLSYVPRGPGAGAPPLVLVGKAITFDSGGLSLKPTDSMVTMNGDMAGSAAVLAAMRVVAELAPPFPVHALLGACENMPGGRAYKPSDVLTAYDGQTVEITNTDAEGRLVLGDVLAWAVGTLAPAAVVDLATLTGACMVALGHHTAGAFGPDGPVIDAVLAAAGRAGEDVWRMPLVPALKESLKSDVADMKNTGERWGGAIAAAHFLRAFVGETPWAHLDIAGPAHASKERGYIGKGGTGMGVRTLVELVRAWEPPARAGKPAKPASRRRAEAPARARG from the coding sequence ATGGCAGCGGTCGAGATCTCCGAGGCGTCGCCGGTCGAGCTCGAGGCGGACGTGCTGGCGGTGCCGGTGTTCGAGGAGGACCTGGCGCGGCGGCCGCAGGGGCTGCTGGCCGAGCTCGACAGCCTGCTCGACGGGCACCTCGCCCGCGCCGCCGAGGCGGAGCGCTTCCGCGGCAAGGCCGACCAGCTGCTGCTGCTCCACACGCTCGGCCGGCTCGGCGCGCCGCGGCTGGCGCTGGCCGGCCTGGGGCGCCGCGCCGAGGCGGAGCGGTCCGGGTTCGAGGGGCTGCGCCTGGCGCTCGGCCAGGTGGCGCGCGCCGGGCAGAAGGCGGGCGCGTCGCGGCTGGCGGTGGCGCTCCCGGGGCCGCTCGCGGCGCCCGGGGCGGCGCGGGCGGCGGTGGAGGGGGCGCTCCTCGGCGCCTACCGCTTCGACCGCTACCGCAAGAAGGACGACGCGCCCCGCGCGGCGCTGAAGAAGCTCACGCTGGCGCTCGCGGCGGAGGCCGCGGCCGGCGAGGAGCTGGCGGAGGCGGTGCGGCTCGGCGAGCAGGTGGCGGCGGCGGTGGGCTGGGCGCGCGACCTCGTGAACGAGTCGCCCGCCGACTGCACGCCGGAGCGGCTGGCGCGCGCCGCGCGCGAGGTGGCGAAGGCCGGGCGCCTGCGCTGCGAGGTGCGGGGCCCGAAGGAGATCGCCGCCCTGCGCATGGGCATGTTCCTCGGGGTGACGCGCGGCTCGGCCGAGGAGCCGCGGCTCGTGAAGCTCTCCTACGTGCCGCGCGGGCCGGGCGCCGGCGCGCCGCCGCTGGTGCTGGTCGGCAAGGCCATCACCTTCGACTCCGGCGGGCTCTCGCTCAAGCCGACCGACAGCATGGTCACCATGAACGGCGACATGGCCGGCAGCGCGGCGGTGCTCGCCGCCATGCGGGTGGTGGCCGAGCTCGCCCCGCCGTTCCCGGTCCACGCGCTCCTCGGCGCCTGCGAGAACATGCCGGGCGGCCGCGCCTACAAGCCCTCGGACGTGCTCACCGCCTACGACGGCCAGACGGTCGAGATCACCAACACCGACGCCGAGGGGCGGCTGGTGCTGGGCGACGTGCTCGCCTGGGCGGTCGGCACGCTCGCCCCGGCCGCGGTGGTGGACCTCGCCACCCTGACCGGCGCCTGCATGGTGGCGCTCGGCCACCACACCGCCGGCGCGTTCGGCCCGGACGGCCCGGTCATCGACGCGGTCCTGGCGGCGGCGGGGCGCGCGGGCGAGGACGTCTGGCGGATGCCGCTCGTCCCGGCGCTCAAGGAGAGCCTCAAGTCCGACGTGGCGGACATGAAGAACACGGGCGAGCGCTGGGGCGGGGCCATCGCGGCCGCCCACTTCCTGCGCGCCTTCGTGGGCGAGACGCCCTGGGCGCACCTCGACATCGCGGGGCCGGCGCACGCCTCGAAGGAGCGCGGCTACATCGGCAAGGGGGGGACCGGCATGGGCGTGCGGACGCTGGTCGAGCTGGTCCGCGCCTGGGAGCCGCCGGCGCGCGCGGGCAAGCCGGCCAAGCCGGCCAGCCGCCGCCGGGCCGAGGCGCCGGCGCGGGCGCGCGGTTAG
- a CDS encoding metallophosphoesterase family protein translates to MSETLAHISDLHLGRDAAADAAAEALRDALLAADVEAVLLTGDVTHRGRRAELATFERLFAPLAARLVVVPGNHDRLGDDAGAALMAGPRVQASRRGGLWVVRVDSTSHHNRSLLASHGTLDADDLAALDAALAAAPPRTLAVVMLHHHLLPLPEESLGEHLASLLGWPHADAVAGGGEVVDALRGRCDLVLHGHRHRAAEVAISARAGRALRVLNAGATSELGRARLVTHEAGRVVAERWLTFAAGRRAAPAAPARARAAA, encoded by the coding sequence GTGAGCGAGACCCTGGCGCACATCTCGGACCTGCACCTCGGGCGCGACGCCGCGGCCGACGCCGCCGCCGAGGCGCTCCGCGACGCGCTCCTGGCGGCGGACGTCGAGGCCGTGCTCCTCACCGGCGACGTCACCCACCGCGGCCGCCGGGCCGAGCTCGCCACCTTCGAGCGGCTCTTCGCGCCGCTGGCGGCGCGCCTGGTGGTGGTCCCCGGAAACCACGACCGCCTGGGCGACGACGCGGGCGCGGCGCTCATGGCGGGCCCGCGCGTGCAGGCCTCGCGGCGCGGCGGGCTGTGGGTGGTGCGCGTCGACTCCACCAGCCACCACAACCGGTCGCTCCTCGCGAGCCACGGCACCCTCGACGCGGACGACCTGGCGGCCCTCGACGCCGCGCTGGCGGCGGCCCCGCCGCGGACGCTGGCGGTGGTGATGCTGCACCACCACCTGCTGCCGCTGCCGGAGGAGAGCCTGGGGGAGCACCTGGCCTCGCTCCTGGGCTGGCCGCACGCGGACGCGGTGGCGGGGGGCGGCGAGGTGGTGGACGCGCTGCGCGGGCGCTGCGACCTCGTGCTGCACGGTCACCGGCACCGCGCCGCGGAGGTGGCGATCTCGGCGCGCGCTGGCCGGGCGCTGCGCGTCCTCAACGCCGGCGCGACCTCCGAGCTGGGCCGGGCCCGGCTCGTCACGCACGAGGCGGGGCGGGTGGTGGCGGAGCGCTGGCTCACCTTCGCCGCCGGGCGCCGGGCGGCGCCGGCCGCCCCCGCCCGGGCGCGCGCCGCCGCCTGA
- a CDS encoding glycosyltransferase, which yields MAHHLAVFLFALAAAGLALVAAQGVSLRRHRARPVPPPVRAPPISILKPLCGVDDGLWANLARFAALDYPEYEVVLGVKSARDPVWELACAAARRWPERFRVVRQRGEPGLNPKVNQLLGLARAARHDLLVVSDSNVRVAPGYLAEIAALLEDERVGLVTHPVVGEGAARLGSLLDHLHLAGAVAPGVVAAKRLCGRDVVVGKSMALRRRDLEAMGGFEAVKDVLAEDYVMGLLVPARLGKRVALAPSAVVNVSERQTVAAFSARYRRWAVLQRQLVGPGLYAAQALLNPVLLAAAALACERSALAAAGFAGTCAAKSALDGAAARALRPGGFPAWQLALVPLKDLLFGGAWAYGLVHREVDWRGTKLRVGPGSRVLAPAADASLAVQGEAAAPTPSLTV from the coding sequence ATGGCCCACCACCTCGCCGTCTTCCTCTTCGCGCTGGCCGCCGCCGGGCTGGCCCTCGTCGCCGCGCAGGGCGTGTCCCTGCGGCGCCACCGGGCGCGGCCGGTCCCGCCGCCGGTCCGGGCGCCGCCCATCTCGATCCTGAAGCCGCTCTGCGGCGTGGACGACGGCCTGTGGGCGAACCTCGCGCGCTTCGCCGCGCTCGACTACCCGGAGTACGAGGTGGTGCTGGGGGTGAAGAGCGCCCGCGATCCGGTCTGGGAGCTCGCCTGCGCCGCCGCGCGCCGCTGGCCGGAGCGCTTCCGGGTGGTCCGGCAGCGCGGCGAGCCGGGCCTCAACCCCAAGGTGAACCAGCTCCTCGGGCTGGCGCGCGCGGCGCGGCACGACCTGCTGGTGGTCTCCGACTCGAACGTGCGGGTGGCGCCCGGCTACCTGGCCGAGATCGCCGCGCTCCTCGAGGACGAGCGGGTGGGCCTCGTCACGCACCCGGTGGTGGGCGAGGGGGCGGCGCGGCTCGGGTCGCTCCTCGACCACCTCCACCTGGCGGGCGCGGTGGCGCCGGGGGTGGTGGCGGCGAAGCGGCTCTGCGGCCGGGACGTGGTGGTGGGCAAGTCGATGGCGCTGCGCCGCCGCGACCTCGAGGCGATGGGCGGCTTCGAGGCGGTGAAGGACGTGCTGGCCGAGGACTACGTGATGGGCCTGCTCGTGCCCGCGCGGCTCGGCAAGCGCGTCGCGCTCGCCCCGAGCGCGGTGGTGAACGTGAGCGAGCGCCAGACCGTGGCCGCCTTCTCGGCGCGCTACCGCCGCTGGGCGGTGCTGCAGCGCCAGCTGGTGGGCCCCGGCCTCTACGCCGCCCAGGCGCTCCTCAACCCCGTGCTGCTGGCGGCGGCGGCGCTCGCCTGCGAGCGGAGCGCGCTGGCCGCGGCCGGCTTCGCCGGCACCTGCGCCGCCAAGAGCGCCCTCGACGGCGCCGCGGCGCGCGCGCTCCGGCCGGGGGGCTTCCCGGCCTGGCAGCTCGCGCTCGTTCCGCTGAAGGACCTCCTCTTCGGCGGCGCCTGGGCCTACGGCCTCGTGCACCGCGAGGTGGACTGGCGCGGCACGAAGCTCCGGGTGGGGCCCGGCTCGCGCGTGCTGGCGCCGGCCGCCGACGCGTCCCTCGCCGTTCAGGGTGAGGCGGCGGCGCCCACGCCCTCCCTCACCGTCTGA